DNA sequence from the Corynebacterium freneyi genome:
GGCGAGCTCGGCGATGCCTTTGGGCAGGATCTCCATCATCGAGACGTAGAGCATGACGCCGGCCGAGAAGCCGAGCGTGCCGGCCATGAACCGGGGGCCGGGGTTGCGGCGGCCGACGGAGATCAGGCCGCCGATGCCGGTCGACAAGCCTGCGGCCAGGGTCAGGCCGAAGGCGAACCACAGGTTTTCCACGTCGGTCAGCGGCCTTCTCGCGCATCGTCGTCGCGCGACTTGGCCACTCCCCCGAGCTCGTACACGCGGAAGGCCACGCCATTGCGCTCGCCGACCAGGGCGCCGACGTTCGCCAGCATCGGCGGAATGAAGTCGGCCGGTTTCGGGTGATCCGGCAGATCGGCGAGGTACTCGCGATGGCACTCCAGGGAGGCGACGGCGGCGGCGACGTCCTCGTCGTCGACGGCCACGACATGGGTCGGGTCGCCCGACTGGCCGACGAGGAACACGTCGGGTTCCCACGGCTCCAAGCCCTCATCCTCCGCCAGCTCGCGGAAGATCCATCGGTTGCCGGCGTCGCGGGCGGCGTCGATGGCCGCACGGCCGGCCGCACGGTGGTCGGCCTGATTGAGTCCGTGGGGCGCCTCGAACTCGAAGGTCAGCGTGACCACGGCGTCGGGGCGGAACTGCCGGATCCTGCGCGCGATGTCCCGCCGCAGATCCAGGCCTTCGACCAGGTGGCCATCGGGGTGATCGAGGATGACCAGCTCACCGGCGCCGACGGTGTCGCACGCCGCGCGCTGTTCCTTCGCCCGCAGCGGACCGACCACCTCGGGGGCGCGCTTCATGCCCGCTTCGCCGGAGGTCAGCAGCAGGTAGGAGACGTCGATGCCCGACTTCGTCCAGGCGTTGACCGCCGCGGAAATGCCGTATTCGGTGTCGTCGGGGTGGGCGACGACGCACAGCACCCGCTCCCACCCGCGGCAGTCGAGGGTCTGGATCCGCTTCTCTTTCGGGGTCATGCCATCGACCCTATTCGCTTCAGCGGACTCCGGGGCGGAGCTTCGCTTCAGCGGACCCCGGGGCGGGGCTCACCTTCGGCGAAGCCCGCCGCGGACTGCACGCCGACGATCGCGCGCTCGGCGAAGGAGGGGATGTCGGCGGCGCCGGCGTAGGTGAAGGACGAACGCACGCCGGAGACGATGCGGTCGACCAGGTCCTCGACTCCCCCGCGTCCCGGTTCGAGGCGGATGCGCGCCGAGGAGATGCCTTCCTCGAACATCGCGCGACGCGCACGCTCGAACGCGCCGATCCGGGCGTTGCGGCTTTCCACCGCCCGGTTCGATGCCAT
Encoded proteins:
- a CDS encoding PIG-L deacetylase family protein; this encodes MTPKEKRIQTLDCRGWERVLCVVAHPDDTEYGISAAVNAWTKSGIDVSYLLLTSGEAGMKRAPEVVGPLRAKEQRAACDTVGAGELVILDHPDGHLVEGLDLRRDIARRIRQFRPDAVVTLTFEFEAPHGLNQADHRAAGRAAIDAARDAGNRWIFRELAEDEGLEPWEPDVFLVGQSGDPTHVVAVDDEDVAAAVASLECHREYLADLPDHPKPADFIPPMLANVGALVGERNGVAFRVYELGGVAKSRDDDAREGR